The genomic segment TTTGGGAATTGCCCCAGCGCAGACCGACGTCGGTCGGTGCGTCGAGCTGCCGGGCACGCCAGCGATCCTGAGTTTCGGCCACCGCGTTGTTGATTCGTTCGATCTCGGTGCGGAACACGTCGGCGCGCGTTTCCTTGCTCGCGTAGTGGAAGTAGGTCAGCAGGCTGCGTAGTAGTTCCAGTTTCTGCTTTTCCCGCTTGGCCAGGTCGTGCGTCGTCATCAACTCGATGCGCTGCACCGGCGGCAAGGCATCCCAGTCCAGCACCACGTTGGTCTCCAGCGGCTGGCGCTCGCGCTCCCAGAACCGCCACCCGCGCGGCTTGTCGGGGCGGTCGTAGTAGACCACCTTCCCGGTGAAGCGAGATTCGATGCCGCCGCCGATTTCGCCACGGTCGAGAGCGGAATCCCAGACCATCCGCCACTCCTGACCGGGCGCGAGTACCGGCAATTCGCTGGGCAGCTGCAGTTCGACCACTTCGGCATAGCCGTCGGTGGAGTTCTCGTATTCGGCCACCGTCGGCGGACTCGCAAAGGAAAAGCGGATGTCGTAGGCGGCGGTACGGCCGAAATTGCGGACGACCAGCTCGATCACGTGCCAGTCCGCGGCGTGCGGCTCCATCAGCATGCCCACATGGGGCCGAGTCTGCTCGGAGGCCAGTCGGCGGTTGCGGCTGATCTGATGATTGGCAAAGACCAGGGCGATCACGCCGAGCGCAATCGCCGCCCACGCCGCCCATGCCAACCAGATGCTGGACTCAACATCGGTGAACCCGTGCCAGCTGCCCTGGATCCACCCCATGGAATCCATCCCTCCGCTTATATCACAGCGATGTGCACCCGAAATTCTGCTGGCCCGGCTGCGGAATCGCAATGACGATGGCTACTACATGGCTATTACTCAGCCGCCCATCAACATTCGCCACTGATCCAGGTTGGTGGCGCGATACACGTAGTTCGAACGCTTGACCTCGGCCAGCGACGCGCTCGGGTCGGTGGAATACCAGTGCCCCGGAAAAACGGTCGGGTCGCCGGGCAGCGCCGCCAGCTGCTGCAGGCTGCGGTACATCTCGTCGGAGTCGCCACCGGGAAAGTCGGTACGCCCGCAGCCGTCCAGGAAGAGGGTGTCACCGGCGACCAGCCGGCCGTCCAGCAGGAAGCACTGGCTACCCGGCGTATGGCCCGGGGTGTGCAACAGTTCGATCTCGATAGCGCCGATGCTGATCTTGTCGCCGTGCTCGTGCGGGGTCAGGTCGTCGACGCCGATCCCGGTGACCCGCGAAACCCAAAGCGCCTCGTAGGTATTCACATGCACCGGCACACTGGTCCGCTCCAGTAGGTCGGCCAGGCCGTTGAGTTCGAAGCCCATCATCGAGCCACCCACGTGGTCCGGATGATGGTGGGTGACCAGTACACCGGACAGGCGCATGCCGTCGGCTTCGGCCGCGTCGACCAGCTCGCCGGCGGCATATGCCGGGTCGACCACCACGCAGTCGCCGGTCTGACGGTCACCGATCAGATACGCGAAATTGCGCATTTGGGCGGCCATCATGTCGCCGGCGGCGAAATCGCGACCGGAGAGCAGTTGCCGGAAATACAGTCGGTCCGCTGACGAATCTGTCACCGCATCAGACTATGACCCGGCGAACCGACCTGACATTCGGGCGCATCACCGCCCGTCAACCGCGCTTTCGCCGAACGGTTCGGTCGGTGCTGCGTGGGTATTGTTGCTCCATGCTCAAAAAGGTCGAAATCGAGATTGACGACGACCTGGTGCAAGAGGCAATACGTCGCTATCACCTGGCCGATGCGCGCGAGGTCGTGCACCTGGCACTG from the Mycobacterium lentiflavum genome contains:
- a CDS encoding MBL fold metallo-hydrolase — encoded protein: MMAAQMRNFAYLIGDRQTGDCVVVDPAYAAGELVDAAEADGMRLSGVLVTHHHPDHVGGSMMGFELNGLADLLERTSVPVHVNTYEALWVSRVTGIGVDDLTPHEHGDKISIGAIEIELLHTPGHTPGSQCFLLDGRLVAGDTLFLDGCGRTDFPGGDSDEMYRSLQQLAALPGDPTVFPGHWYSTDPSASLAEVKRSNYVYRATNLDQWRMLMGG